A segment of the Verrucomicrobiia bacterium genome:
ACCTCGAAAAAACTCTATCTCAATTTTGGCGACAACGACATCCGTTCCTACGACCTGACGAGCCCTCCGGAGAAAGTCCCGCAGGACAAGCTGGTTCTTCAAATCGACGGGGAATTTATCCGGTCCATGGCGCGTGCCGCCAAGCCTTTTATAATCGGCGCGGCGGGCGTCCTTGCAATCCCGTTTTTTTTCCTGCTCCGCCTGGCCGAGGCTTTTGCCGCGTCCGGCATCGGCATGCTGATCAACCGTCTGCGGAAGCTGCCGCTTTCGTACGCGCAGGTATTCACGTGCTCATGCTACGCGCTGACCCTGGCTTCGATTCTCGAATTGCGCGGCCTGATTCTCCCGGTTTTTTCGGCGGTCCCTTTCGGCTTGCCCGGAACGCTGCTCGTGACGGGCGCTTACCTTTTCCTGGCGGTCAAGAAAACGGAAATGAAGATCCCCGAAAGCTTGTGACGAATTATTCCTGCGTCGGGCAGGTGCTTTCGTCGCGCGCGCCCCAGTAGGAAAGCAGGCTGCCGCCGCCGAGAATGAGGATCATGCCCGTGAGCGAGGCGGGCGACAGGGTTTCTCCCCAAAAGAAGAGGCCGTAGAGAAAGGAAAGCAGCGGGGTCAGATAAGAAAACGGGCTGACGAAAGACGCCGGGGCCCGGCGCAGGGCGCGCGTCATCCAAAGCTGCCCCCAGAAAGCGCCCGCGGCCACGCCCAGCAGGGCAAGCAGGTCTCCGGTTCCCGGCCATTGGAACGAACGGAAGA
Coding sequences within it:
- a CDS encoding DUF1189 family protein; translated protein: MFYLLAPLYSLFSVDFYRLILRRRLSSGFIHLLVLSTLSLIIVLVFSFTRLLPGINRFASWLENELPPMTWTPEGLVMNARSPLNLVHPDYGLLATLDMTQNEVEPEALGDAPVFVTSKKLYLNFGDNDIRSYDLTSPPEKVPQDKLVLQIDGEFIRSMARAAKPFIIGAAGVLAIPFFFLLRLAEAFAASGIGMLINRLRKLPLSYAQVFTCSCYALTLASILELRGLILPVFSAVPFGLPGTLLVTGAYLFLAVKKTEMKIPESL